A window of Candidatus Methylomirabilota bacterium contains these coding sequences:
- the lepB gene encoding signal peptidase I, whose amino-acid sequence MTRQMMDETIKEGQERASRPGAKPEKSVFRQYAEAVIIAIILALVVRTFVVQAFKIPSGSMLQTLQVGDHILVNKFLFWFTEPQHGDIIVFKYPQDEERDFIKRVIALPGEKVEIRAKQVYINDKPLTEPYAIHLDPATIENPGSPRDSFGPVVVAPGHLFMMGDNRDYSMDSRFWGFLDMKKIRGKAFMIYWSWDSEHFRPRWERIGMLVR is encoded by the coding sequence ATGACGCGACAGATGATGGATGAGACGATAAAAGAGGGTCAGGAGCGGGCTTCGCGGCCAGGCGCAAAGCCGGAGAAGTCGGTTTTTCGCCAGTATGCCGAGGCCGTCATCATTGCCATTATCTTGGCGCTGGTGGTCAGAACCTTTGTGGTCCAGGCCTTCAAAATCCCTTCCGGATCGATGCTCCAGACGCTGCAAGTCGGCGATCATATCCTGGTCAATAAGTTCCTGTTCTGGTTTACCGAGCCGCAGCACGGTGACATTATCGTGTTCAAGTATCCCCAGGATGAGGAGAGGGACTTCATTAAGCGAGTGATCGCCCTGCCAGGTGAGAAGGTGGAGATTCGGGCAAAACAGGTCTATATCAACGACAAGCCGCTGACTGAGCCGTATGCGATTCACCTGGATCCTGCCACCATCGAGAATCCGGGCTCGCCTCGGGACAGTTTCGGTCCCGTCGTTGTTGCGCCGGGTCATCTCTTCATGATGGGTGATAACCGGGACTACAGCATGGATAGCCGGTTCTGGGGTTTTCTTGATATGAAGAAGATCAGGGGGAAAGCCTTCATGATCTACTGGTCGTGGGATAGCGAGCACT
- the lepA gene encoding translation elongation factor 4, whose translation MTINLQRIRNFSIIAHIDHGKSTLADRILEATGALAPREMEAQVLDRMDLERERGITIKAKAVRLHYKRQGGQEHILNLIDTPGHVDFSYEVSRSLSACEGALLVIDAVQGVEAQTLANVHLAMEHDLAIIPVINKIDLPNADIARVKAQIEETLAIDASEAILCSAKQGIGTEEVIEAVIKRIPPPTGSSDAPLKALIFDSAFDPYQGVIVYVRLYEGQVRPGMRILLMSTGATFEVLQLGVFTPQMRPADLLSAGEVGYVIAGIRDVRQTRVGDTITAEDRPTTMPLPGFKEVRPMVFAGLYPTESEAYLELKEALEKLRLNDFSFSFEPETSAALGFGFRCGFLGLLHMEIIQERLEREFGLTLITTAPTVVYRVAKRDGTVVDVDNPSDLPSPQAIERIEEPYIKASIMAPGEYVGPIFALCQEKRGIQRGVEYMEGGRVVITYDLPLNEIVMDFYDRLKSATRGYASLDYEFVDYREGHLVKLDILVNNEPVDALSCIIPKEQAYLRGRMLVERMRELIPRQLFEVVIQAALGGKVIARDSVRPLRKNVTAKCYGGDITRKRKLLERQKEGKRRMKQVGRVEIPQEAFMAVLKVNTP comes from the coding sequence ATGACGATCAATCTGCAACGGATCCGGAACTTTTCCATTATTGCGCACATCGATCATGGCAAGTCGACCCTGGCTGATCGGATTCTGGAGGCCACCGGGGCGCTTGCGCCCCGTGAGATGGAGGCCCAGGTTCTGGACCGCATGGACCTTGAACGGGAACGGGGCATTACCATTAAGGCAAAGGCGGTTCGCCTCCACTATAAGCGGCAAGGCGGGCAAGAGCACATTCTGAACCTGATCGACACCCCCGGCCATGTGGATTTCAGCTACGAGGTCTCGCGGAGCCTCTCCGCGTGCGAGGGCGCGTTGCTCGTGATCGATGCCGTCCAGGGAGTGGAGGCGCAGACGCTCGCCAATGTTCATCTCGCTATGGAGCACGACCTGGCCATCATCCCGGTCATCAATAAGATCGACCTGCCGAATGCCGACATCGCACGGGTGAAGGCCCAGATAGAGGAGACCCTGGCCATCGATGCCTCTGAGGCGATCCTGTGCAGCGCTAAACAGGGGATCGGAACTGAAGAGGTGATCGAGGCGGTCATCAAGCGGATACCGCCTCCCACAGGATCCTCGGACGCTCCCCTGAAAGCGTTGATCTTTGACTCTGCATTCGATCCGTACCAGGGCGTAATCGTGTATGTCCGGCTGTACGAGGGACAGGTGCGTCCCGGGATGCGGATACTCCTGATGTCCACCGGTGCGACGTTCGAGGTGTTACAGCTCGGCGTCTTCACCCCTCAGATGCGCCCCGCAGATCTCCTGTCGGCCGGAGAGGTCGGGTATGTCATTGCCGGGATCAGGGACGTGCGTCAGACCAGGGTAGGGGATACCATTACTGCCGAAGACAGACCGACGACCATGCCCCTGCCTGGCTTCAAGGAGGTCCGACCCATGGTGTTTGCCGGTCTGTACCCGACCGAGAGCGAAGCGTACCTGGAGTTGAAGGAGGCGCTGGAGAAGCTCCGTCTGAACGATTTTTCCTTTAGCTTCGAGCCGGAGACCTCGGCTGCCCTGGGCTTCGGCTTCCGGTGCGGTTTCCTCGGCTTGCTCCACATGGAGATCATCCAGGAGCGGCTGGAGCGCGAGTTTGGCCTGACGCTGATTACCACCGCTCCGACCGTGGTCTACCGAGTGGCTAAGCGGGATGGAACCGTAGTTGACGTGGACAACCCCAGCGATCTTCCTTCCCCGCAGGCCATCGAACGAATCGAGGAGCCGTACATCAAGGCCTCCATCATGGCGCCGGGTGAGTACGTCGGCCCGATCTTCGCGCTGTGTCAGGAGAAGCGCGGGATTCAGCGCGGCGTAGAGTACATGGAAGGCGGTCGCGTCGTCATTACCTACGACCTCCCGCTTAACGAGATCGTCATGGATTTCTACGACCGGCTGAAGTCGGCAACCCGTGGCTACGCCTCCCTGGACTATGAATTTGTCGATTATCGGGAGGGTCACCTGGTAAAGCTGGATATCCTTGTGAACAATGAACCGGTTGATGCGCTGTCCTGCATCATCCCGAAGGAGCAGGCGTATCTGAGGGGCCGGATGCTGGTGGAACGGATGCGAGAGCTGATTCCCAGACAGCTTTTCGAGGTGGTGATTCAGGCCGCGCTTGGGGGCAAGGTCATCGCGCGGGACAGTGTGCGCCCTCTGCGCAAAAATGTGACGGCCAAATGCTATGGCGGGGACATCACCCGCAAGCGAAAGTTGCTCGAGCGTCAGAAGGAGGGAAAGCGCAGGATGAAGCAGGTAGGCAGAGTCGAAATCCCACAGGAAGCCTTCATGGCGGTGCTGAAGGTGAATACCCCATGA
- a CDS encoding polyprenyl synthetase family protein: MIAKTILSPVTLELALVEERLLQDISGDVELISEIIRYVLKSGGKRVRPALLLLSAKLCGYEDGSRNIDLAVVAEYMHAATLIHDDIIDRADKRRGLPSANSTWGSQISVLAGDFLYARSLQMLVIDGDLAVMRAFSDATVRMIEGQVREVQMAGNLDLTYDEYLDIITSKTAALISVACRTGALIAGRRADEVAALTEFGLNVGIGFQLVDDALDFVAEEFRLGKPVGNDFKEGKVTFPVLHVMRAGSEADQGRIRELAAQETIRESDLAEVKAIVERYGAVPATMELVRTYLQKAKASLSIFPDSAAKRSLVLMVDFVGDRDW; the protein is encoded by the coding sequence ATGATTGCCAAAACGATTCTCTCCCCTGTGACTCTTGAACTCGCCCTGGTCGAAGAGCGACTGCTCCAAGACATCAGCGGCGATGTGGAGTTGATCTCCGAAATCATCCGGTATGTGCTCAAGAGCGGCGGAAAACGGGTCCGGCCTGCGCTGCTGCTGCTCTCGGCAAAGCTTTGCGGCTATGAAGACGGTTCCCGTAATATCGATCTGGCGGTGGTGGCCGAGTATATGCACGCTGCCACACTGATCCATGATGATATCATCGATCGTGCCGATAAGCGTCGCGGACTGCCGTCGGCGAACAGCACCTGGGGTTCTCAGATCTCCGTGCTGGCGGGCGATTTCCTGTATGCCAGATCGCTTCAGATGCTGGTGATCGATGGCGACCTGGCTGTCATGCGGGCCTTTTCTGACGCGACAGTTCGGATGATCGAGGGCCAGGTGCGCGAGGTCCAGATGGCCGGAAACCTCGACCTCACGTATGACGAATATCTGGATATCATTACATCAAAGACCGCTGCCCTGATCTCAGTCGCCTGCAGGACCGGCGCCCTGATCGCCGGCAGGCGAGCGGACGAAGTGGCTGCATTAACTGAGTTCGGCTTGAATGTGGGAATCGGGTTTCAGTTGGTCGATGACGCGTTGGACTTTGTCGCCGAGGAGTTCCGGCTGGGCAAGCCTGTGGGGAACGATTTCAAGGAGGGGAAGGTGACCTTTCCGGTGCTCCATGTGATGCGGGCAGGCTCGGAGGCCGATCAGGGCAGGATCAGAGAGTTGGCCGCGCAGGAGACTATCAGGGAGTCCGACCTGGCAGAAGTGAAGGCGATAGTAGAACGGTACGGCGCCGTTCCGGCTACGATGGAGCTCGTTCGCACCTACCTCCAGAAAGCCAAGGCATCACTCAGTATCTTTCCAGATTCGGCTGCCAAGCGCTCGCTCGTCCTGATGGTCGATTTTGTCGGAGATCGAGACTGGTGA
- a CDS encoding glycosyltransferase family 39 protein translates to MGVPEKAVPAVTSAPRWVREVAVTILLLGVGFLLFFYRLDSLSLFDADEPAYAEAAREMLISGDWITPHFNSQPRFDKPILFYWLIALAYQGFGVGEYAARFWSAAFATGLTLSIYLFGRQLLGQRAACIAALAFAANVGTVALARAAVTDMTLTFCMTWALFCFFDVYRASDKRRERLLLVGYLAMALAVLTKGPIGLLLPGLTVGLFLAIRRKARATLSRLRLLPGIGLFAVIALPWYILVLRENGWAFVQGFFVHHHLNRYLGVVSSHVGGPLYFLPVIVLGFFPWSGTLPNAFGRLWAIRRRLRAELTERQELLLFLWVWCGVVVLFFSFSRTKLPSYIFPAVPALALLAGNAGEAVLDERQQGGRWARTSDWIVGGMACSLAVILVLLPSIADRIRLREAPDIPPFDFGLAPYVLAVLLLVGVTFAIAARRRGQGNMAAAAMAATMVLSIILAVHRVAPAVQESLQKSLRDFALVARQELRPADLLVAYDLNAPSLVFYSERHVAIIRRGEESGFQRLAAPYGRLFIVAKAAAETRLRMIPDIFPLDRRGGYVLYSNHCSP, encoded by the coding sequence ATGGGCGTACCTGAGAAGGCGGTACCTGCCGTCACCAGCGCCCCCCGATGGGTTCGAGAAGTCGCGGTGACGATCCTCCTGCTTGGTGTGGGATTTCTCCTCTTTTTTTATCGCTTGGATTCGCTCTCCCTGTTTGACGCAGATGAGCCGGCCTACGCGGAGGCGGCGAGGGAGATGCTGATCTCAGGCGACTGGATCACACCCCACTTCAATTCCCAGCCCCGCTTCGATAAACCGATCTTGTTTTACTGGCTGATTGCGCTGGCTTACCAAGGGTTCGGGGTCGGCGAGTATGCGGCTCGCTTCTGGTCCGCCGCCTTCGCGACCGGTCTCACGCTGTCGATCTACCTGTTCGGACGGCAACTGTTGGGTCAACGGGCCGCGTGTATTGCCGCTCTGGCCTTTGCCGCGAACGTCGGGACCGTTGCCTTGGCGCGAGCGGCGGTCACCGATATGACGCTTACCTTTTGTATGACCTGGGCGCTTTTCTGTTTTTTCGACGTCTATCGGGCCTCAGATAAGAGGCGCGAGCGTCTCCTCCTTGTTGGGTATCTTGCCATGGCGCTTGCCGTTCTCACGAAAGGCCCGATCGGCCTTCTGCTCCCCGGGTTGACTGTCGGCCTGTTTCTGGCCATTCGCAGAAAGGCCCGTGCGACCCTATCCAGGCTCCGCCTGCTCCCAGGTATTGGCCTGTTTGCTGTGATCGCGCTACCCTGGTATATCTTAGTGCTGCGTGAGAACGGATGGGCGTTCGTTCAAGGATTCTTTGTGCACCATCACCTGAACCGCTACCTGGGCGTGGTGTCGAGCCATGTCGGAGGTCCCCTATATTTCTTACCGGTAATCGTCCTCGGCTTTTTCCCGTGGAGCGGGACGCTGCCCAATGCCTTTGGCCGGCTCTGGGCTATCCGACGCCGCCTACGCGCTGAGCTGACCGAACGACAGGAGTTATTGCTCTTTTTGTGGGTCTGGTGTGGCGTTGTCGTGCTCTTTTTCTCGTTCTCCCGCACGAAACTCCCCTCCTACATCTTTCCCGCTGTTCCTGCGCTTGCCCTGCTGGCAGGGAATGCGGGAGAAGCCGTCCTCGACGAACGACAGCAAGGGGGGAGATGGGCGAGGACATCTGACTGGATCGTAGGTGGGATGGCCTGTTCGCTTGCCGTGATCCTCGTCTTGCTGCCATCGATTGCCGATCGCATCCGCCTCCGCGAGGCGCCGGATATCCCCCCATTTGACTTCGGGCTGGCGCCTTACGTGCTGGCCGTCCTCCTGCTGGTTGGAGTTACTTTCGCGATAGCAGCCAGGCGAAGAGGGCAGGGGAATATGGCGGCGGCCGCGATGGCGGCCACAATGGTCCTGAGTATTATACTGGCCGTGCATCGGGTTGCCCCGGCCGTCCAGGAGAGTCTGCAGAAATCCCTCCGCGACTTCGCGCTTGTCGCCAGACAAGAGCTTCGACCCGCCGACCTCTTGGTAGCCTATGACCTCAACGCGCCCAGTCTTGTGTTTTACTCGGAACGACACGTTGCGATCATCAGGAGGGGCGAGGAATCCGGATTTCAGCGTCTTGCCGCTCCTTATGGGCGGCTTTTCATCGTCGCCAAGGCCGCCGCGGAGACTCGCTTACGAATGATCCCGGATATTTTCCCCTTGGACAGGCGAGGGGGGTATGTCCTATACTCTAACCATTGCAGTCCGTAG
- a CDS encoding phosphatase PAP2 family protein: MQSRLQDRSRPSESLARLFDSRVLGYATALFVVVPFLVLYIDGLVTTFIPSVQSEWGLKVANAITLMGSGLTDAAIAGVLLVVGLKAGRPREAVVGRLGLLAVIVGSLSVQILKNLFCRSRPLAEKSGQFFVEFPCLGKGAGFISFPSGHSVTAFALAFVLSRAYPRYALLFYGLAVLVALSRVYLARHFPSDVVAGAAIGLLAGWITCRFSIFSPVHGRT, from the coding sequence ATGCAGTCAAGGTTGCAAGATCGCTCGAGACCCTCCGAGTCTCTCGCTCGATTGTTCGACAGTAGGGTGTTAGGCTATGCCACCGCGTTATTTGTTGTAGTGCCTTTCCTTGTGTTGTATATCGACGGGTTGGTAACGACCTTCATCCCGTCGGTGCAGAGCGAATGGGGACTCAAGGTGGCGAACGCGATTACACTCATGGGATCCGGCCTGACGGACGCCGCTATTGCGGGCGTCCTCTTGGTTGTCGGCCTGAAGGCCGGAAGGCCTCGGGAGGCTGTCGTGGGTAGACTCGGATTGCTTGCGGTGATCGTCGGGAGCCTTTCTGTCCAGATCTTAAAAAACCTGTTTTGTCGGTCCCGTCCCCTGGCTGAAAAGTCGGGCCAATTTTTCGTCGAATTTCCGTGTCTGGGCAAGGGTGCCGGATTCATCTCCTTTCCGTCAGGTCATTCTGTGACCGCCTTTGCCCTGGCATTTGTGCTCTCCCGCGCCTATCCCAGATATGCATTGCTCTTCTACGGACTGGCCGTCCTGGTCGCCCTCTCCAGGGTCTATCTCGCCAGGCATTTTCCTTCTGATGTTGTGGCCGGGGCCGCTATCGGGCTTCTGGCAGGTTGGATCACCTGTCGGTTTTCGATTTTTTCTCCTGTGCATGGGCGTACCTGA